Proteins from a single region of Synchiropus splendidus isolate RoL2022-P1 chromosome 3, RoL_Sspl_1.0, whole genome shotgun sequence:
- the pnp5a gene encoding purine nucleoside phosphorylase 5a has translation MYPDAKLSYSYEDCKATADWLLAQTDVRPLVGIVCGSGLGGLADMLKDQVAFNYKDIPSFPQSTVHGHAGRLVFGTLKGRACVCMQGRFHLYEGYPIQKITLPMRIFKLLGVQTVILTNAAGGLNQDFKVGDIMIIKDHLNMPGFAGNNPLSGPNDDRFGVRFPCMSDAYDRELQHLAMEVGQELGYADFLKEGVYCVLGGPSFETVAECRMLHKLGADAVGMSTVHEVIVARHCGMRVFALSLITNQAVMDYESEEKANHEEVLQTGKSRAEQLERLVSTMVTKISHNH, from the exons ATGTATCCGGACGCAAAACTGAG CTACAGCTATGAGGACTGCAAGGCCACTGCTGACTGGCTGCTGGCCCAGACAGATGTCAGACCCTTAGTTGGGATTGTGTGCGGCTCGGGACTCGGAGGACTGGCGGACATGCTGAAGGACCAGGTGGCCTTCAATTACAAGGACATTCCGAGCTTTCCTCAAAGTACCG TGCACGGACACGCAGGGCGACTGGTGTTCGGCACTTTGAAGGGacgagcgtgtgtgtgcatgcagggACGCTTCCATCTGTACGAAGGCTACCCCATCCAGAAG ATAACACTGCCCATGCGCATCTTCAAGCTGCTCGGGGTGCAGACGGTGATACTGACCAACGCCGCGGGTGGCCTCAATCAGGACTTCAAAGTGGGGGACATCATGATCATTAAAGACCACCTCAACATGCCGGGCTTTGCCGGAAATAACCCGCTGTCAGGACCCAACGATGACAG GTTCGGTGTGCGGTTCCCCTGCATGTCCGACGCCTACGACAGAGAGCTTCAGCACCTAGCCATGGAAGTGGGACAGGAGCTGGGTTATGCTGACTTCCTGAAGGAGGGCGTCTACTGCGTGCTGGGAGGACCCTCGTTCGAGACCGTGGCCGAGTGTCGAATGCTGCACAAACTTGGAGCTGATGCTGTTG GCATGAGCACAGTTCACGAAGTGATCGTGGCACGTCACTGTGGAATGCGCGTGTTTGCGCTCTCATTGATCACAAATCAAGCCGTGATGGACTATGAGAGTGAGGAGAAGGCCAACCATGAAGAGGTCCTGCAGACGGGGAAGAGCAGGGCAGAGCAGCTGGAACGACTGGTCTCCACCATGGTCACCAAGATCAGCCACAACCACTGA
- the kcnj10a gene encoding ATP-sensitive inward rectifier potassium channel 10: MTSATPPSSESSSPQKVCHSQTQTEVTKPLLGSPVGTTATGVAAAGATALRLRRRVLSKDGRSNVRIEHVSGRGALYLRDLWTTFLDMQWRYKFFLFAATFAGTWFAFGVLWYLVALVHGDLLEFDPPSNHTPCVMEVKTLTGAFLFSLESQTTIGYGFRCITEECPVAIILLIFQLVITMVMEIFITGTFLAKVARPKKRGETVKFSQHAVVSNHEGQPCLMIRVANMRKSLLLGCQVTGKLLQTSLTKEGETVRLDQRNVAFQVDTSSDSPFLIIPLTFYHVIDDTSPLRAWAAKGGGWTDPELADFELLVILSATVEPTSATCQVRTSYLPEEILWGYEFPPVVSLSPSGKYVADFAFFDKVAKTKSLPSFKQGLPTTPPMLRNHGNKEADPEKVRLEESYRGEERGRDRGRLRDASPLSVRISNV; the protein is encoded by the exons ATGACGTCCGCAACCCCTCCGTCCTCTGAGAGCTCCTCACCTCAGAAGGTCTGCCACTCCCAGACACAGACGGAAGTCACCAAGCCTCTACTTGGCTCCCCTGTGGGCACCACTGCCACAGGTGTGGCGGCAGCAGGCGCCACGGCTCTCAGGTTAAGACGCCGTGTGCTGTCAAAAGACGGACGGAGCAACGTAAGAATTGAACATGTCAGTGGGAGAGGAGCGCTGTATCTCCGCGACCTGTGGACAACATTTCTGGACATGCAGTGGCGATATAAGTTCTTTCTCTTCGCTGCCACATTCGCTGGGACTTGGTTTGCGTTTGGAGTGCTTTGGTATTTGGTGGCATTAGTGCACGGGGACCTACTTG AGTTTGACCCTCCATCCAACCACACACCCTGCGTGATGGAGGTGAAGACACTGACAGgtgccttcctcttctctctggagtCCCAGACTACGATCGGTTATGGCTTCCGCTGCATCACTGAAGAATGTCCAGTGGCCATCATCCTACTCATCTTTCAGCTTGTCATCACCATGGTGATGGAGATCTTCATCACAGGCACTTTCCTGGCAAAG GTCGCTCGGCCGAAAAAGAGGGGAGAGACAGTAAAATTCAGTCAACATGCTGTGGTGTCAAACCATGAAGGTCAGCCGTGCCTGATGATTCGAGTGGCCAACATGCGTAAAAGTCTGCTGCTAGGTTGTCAG GTGACGGGAAAGTTGCTGCAGACATCGCTCACTAAAGAAGGTGAGACAGTGAGACTGGATCAGAGGAACGTCGCCTTCCAGGTGGACACGTCCAGCGACAGCCCCTTCCTGATCATCCCCCTGACTTTCTACCATGTCATCGATGACACCAGCCCCCTGAGAGCCTGGGCTGCCAAAG GCGGTGGCTGGACAGATCCTGAGCTGGCCGACTTTGAGCTGCTGGTCATCCTGAGTGCCACGGTGGAACCGACATCTGCCACCTGCCAAGTCCGAACATCGTACCTTCCCGAGGAGATCCTGTGGGGCTACGAGTTTCCGCCCGTCGTCTCTCTTTCCCCGTCTGGGAAATACGTAGCAGACTTTGCGTTCTTTGACAAAGTCGCGAAAACCAAAAGCCTACCTTCCTTCAAGCAAGGCCTCCCCACAACTCCACCCATGCTGCGAAACCATGGCAACAAAGAGGCTGACCCCGAGAAGGTGCGACTGGAAGAGAGCTACAGGGGCGAGGAGAGGGGGCGGGACAGGGGCCGGCTCAGAGATGCTAGCCCGTTGAGCGTGCGGATCAGTAATGTGTGA